TTAATAAAGATAAGTTTTCTAGATCACCGACTACGGCTAAAAAATCTCCCTTGTCACCAAGTGGAGTTACAGGCAACCCAGCGGGATATTTTTGACAGCCAGGAATGTAACAAGCATAACCCACCATATCCATAATAATTACGCCTTGGAGATTTTTTAAATGGGCTGGTTGATTAACAAAAGCCTTACTGCCTAAAAGTCCTGCTTCTTCTTGATCAAAAAAAGCTAATTGTAATGTTTTTGGTGTGGAAACAGAACTAAAAAGTCTGGCAATTTCTAATATTACAGCTATACCAGTGGCGTTATCATCTGCACCAGGAGAGGCCGGAACTGTGTCATAATGAGCAGCAACCAGAATTGCCCCAGCGGTTTTGTCTGTTCCTAATCGTTGGGTAAAAATATTCACACCGTCCGTAAATTTTTCTAGCTGAGGTTGCCAACCAAATTTTTGTAGTTCCTTTCTGATATATGTACGGGTACGTAATCGCTCCATTTGTGAATAACGCCGAAAATTCAACTTTTGAACATGAGCAAAAAGTTGCTCACCATCAACCAATAGAGTATTATTCACATTTCTGGGTGGTAACTGAGGTGGAGACAGTTGTACAGGAGTATTTTTAACTATTGGTACAATCTCCGGTTGGTGAAAAAAACCACCTATAGCCATAAAGACTATTATCCCTATCAGCACCCATAGCCATTTTTTGATCATGATTTAACTCGACCTAGAGGTAATACAATATCAAAGCTCCACCAAGTTTGACAGGTTGTCTTTTGACATTGGCGGACATCATGGTAAGAGTTCATAAAGGTATGCTTTCCCAATTGCCAATTCCCAGTTCCCATAATTAATATGCTAGATTTATTACTCATTATGCTTCTTGGGTTTCTGGGCAGTTTTGGCCATTGCTTTGGGATGTGTGGACCTTTAACAGTAGCTTTTTCTCTTTCTCAGCAGGAAAATCCGACTTGGCAACAACAATTAAAATTTCATACCTTGCTCAACTTGGGGCGAATGTTAAGTTACGCTTTAGTTGGTGCTGGTATTGGCGCAATCGGTTCGGTATTAGTAGAAAGTGGACAACTGGCAGGAGTTGGTAGTGATTTGCGGCGCTGGATAGCTATCATTACAGGTATGATGCTGATTTGGTTTGGTTTAGGACAGGTAAAACCAGATTTTTTACCGCATATTCCCTTGTTACACCCCATATTAAAAGGGAATTTACATAACCGTCTCAGTGCGGGGATGATGAAGTTATCTGCACAAACTCAATGGTGGACACCGGCACTTTTAGGTATGACTTGGGGATTAATGCCCTGTGGTTTTTTATATGCGGCTCAAATTAAGGCTGCGGCTACAGGGAATTTGTGGGAAGGTGCAGCGACAATGTTAGCTTTTGGGATGGGGACGCTACCCATTATGCTAGGTGTAGGTGTTTCCACGGCGTTAATTAGTAAAGATCAGCGTAGTCAATTGTTTCGCTTGGGTGGGTGGGTAACTCTGATCATTGGTGCTATTACTCTGTTGCGAACGGGGGATACCATGACAGATTATAGTGGACACGCGTCCCTATTTTGTTTAATTCTCTCATTAATTGCCCGACCTGTGCATAGTTTTTGGTCTGCACCTCTGCGTTACCGTCGGGCTTTGGGAGTGGGGGCTTTTGTTCTCGCGGGGGTGCATACTATCCATCATTTTGAACACGCACTGAATTGGAATTTCACCGCTGTTTGGTTTTTACCGTTAGAATTACAATGGGGAATGGGTGCAGGGGCTTTGGCATTGGTGTTAATGATTCCCGCTGCTTGTACAAGTTTTGATTTTCTGCAAAATTCTTTAGGTAAGCGTTGGCGACAAATTCATCTTTTGACTGTACCCGCTTTGTTATTGAGTGCTATTCATACGGTGATGATTGGTTCTCATTACCTGGGTGCTTTTAGATTAAGTTGGCAAAACCAGTTAGCAGCCGTGTTGCTGGGGATAATTATTTTTGGTGTATTATTAGTGCGCTCACGGTATTTTTGGTTATATTTACATCTAGAAAAATTTTATGTTCCTCCCAATAAGTCGCGGTAAATTGACTCTTTCGACTTCATGTAACAGCAAAATCAGATATCTATTATTATTAATTTTATCTAGTTTGATAGTTACTACAAATACTCAAGTTCTAGCCCACACGGTGAAAATATCCGCAGATGTGGGTGGTACTGTCCATTTAGAACCTAATGATAATCCCCGCGCTGGGGAAGTTACTCAAACTTGGTTTGCCCTGACGCGAAAAGGTGGTAAGGTAATTCCTTTAAAAGATTGTAATTGTCGGTTAGCTATTTATGCTGAACCTCATGTAGCCGGAGAACCAGCCTTAATTGAACCTCGATTAAAGTCTCTTCAGGTTGAACGCTATGAAGGTATACCAGGGGCAGAAGTTACTTTTCCCAAACCAGGAGCTTATCAATTGCAATTGAGTGGTAAACCTGTGACTGAGGGCAGTTTTAAACCTTTTGAGTTAAAGTTTGTTGTCACTGTAGCTACAGGAAAGGCTGTAGATATTTCTCAACCGGGGCAAAATGTCAACGAGAATCAGCAAGGAACAACCATTGGGTTAGCACAACCTTTAATTGGGTTGGGAGTTTTGTTAATTTCTGGAGGTATTGTAGTTTTTTTGAGACAAATTAAGTAAGTTGGCGTTAAAAATTGTCGTTGGCATAAGACAGGGAGCAGGGGAAAAAGGGTTTTAGCATCAATTAAGGATTCGGTAGTTTTAAATTTAATTCTTGCAAAGTAGGAAAATCTGAATTAATTGTCATCCTATTTGGTTCAACGGATTTATTATTAACTTTTAACTCATAAGTTCCTTGTCGCAACTGTTCCAAATAGAAAACACCTGAACTATTTGTAATAGATGCAAATGATGATTTAGTATTATCAATAGCTTCAACCCTAGCGCCAACAATGGGTTTTCCTTCAGCATCTTTCACAGTTCCCGCTAAAGTATAAGAAGCTTATTATTTTTATCTAAAAAAGGTTGAATAAATATACCACCTTCACTGCGTAAACTTTCAGATTGAGAGTCTCCAAATCTTAAATTAGGACTGAAATTAACTACTGAACCAATTTCAAGCCGATAAGAAGTTGTATCTGATGTCATAGAAATTCCGTCATAACGCAAACGCAGAGATAAACCGGGAATGAAAAAAGTAGAAACAGAAGCTAATAAACCACTACCTTGAGAACCGATACCATAACCAAGATCAAAATCCCAGAGACGAAGTTGATTAATATAGGGTGATTGATATTTCCATTTTAATGTTAATAAACTATTACTACTTATTGAAGTGCGGAATGTGGGTTAGAAGTGTAGGTGGTACGGAGAATAGGATGACGCGCAATAATTTTTTTCCAGGCATGACGCAAAGCTTCAATATCTAATTTTGAGCTAATTCGCACAGTTGTAAAAATATTGTAAGCAACGCTTTCTGGGTCAATTTTGTAAAGAAACCACAGAGATTGCTGACCAGAAGAAAGAGGATAAAAGGCGGAGCTTTGCGGATTATCTAAGAGAGATGTTTCAGTCATAATTTTTTGTTTTTAGAGTATTTCAACTAAAAAAATGCCCAATAATCATGATCTAGAATCAATACTATTGCCAATTTTCCCAAATATGTCTGAAACCCAATAAAATCGTGACGATATCACTAGGGTTTCAGGGTTTTGGCAATAGCATTGAGAATAGAACAAACTAGACGACCGCTCCAAAGGAGAAAACCGCATCATTAAAATCGTAGTCACTTACCCCCACACCCGCAGGTAAATCTTCAAAACCAAAGGTATTATTCCCAAAACTTCTCAAATGAGCCGCACCGTCCGGGTTAGCTACCCCAAAGCTAAAATAGGCTCCGTTGGCTTTGTCTAAGATGCTGCTGTTGAGGATTTCAATCGGCGGTAAGGTACTAAAGTTCCCTGCTTGCCATTCTTGTTGTAAGGTTTGGGCAAGGACGGAGTTGTAGTTTGTGCCGAAGATGCTATTAAGAATTGTCCAATACTCCGGGGATTGGGCAACGGTGTTGAGTTGGTTGTAGGCGAGGTTGAGGGCAAGCTGGAGGTTCATATTCATATAAGTTAGGGTCACTTAGGTAGCAATGGATTATTAGGTATGCAATAGGACTTACGCACTGACAGAATCAACCAAATATAGAACAGTACCGTTATCAGCAATACTAGTGGCATGGTCAAGACCATGCCACTAGTGTGAGTAATATTTAAGACTGCTGGTTTAGGGTCATCACCTGCCAAATTTGCGTTAAGAGAACTCCATAGAATGATTGATCCTGTTTTAATATCATTCTCCTCAAGCTTATTGCCGCGAAAGTAGGGGTAATTCATGAATTACCCCTACGCTATTGGATAATGTTTTTTATGGAGTTATCTAAGAGTCTTCTGAATAGAACCAGAACTGGTGCTGTTAATCCTGAAGACAGATGGTATCGTACCTATCAATACTATTGCCAAATTACGAGGGTGAGATGATAATGCTTTAACCATGAACTCCCGTTTCTCACTCTTGCTTGGCAAAAACAATCAGCCTTAAAAATTCCTTAAAGGTTTCCGACAAGGATTTTTTAAATGTATTGACGGGGTAGATAAGGGTTTTAGATTCTAAATTACCTTTTCCTCAAAACGCTTATGTATGCTTATTTTTGCCGTTTTTGCCAAAAATTATCAAGGCTCTTATTTTGGCAACAGTATTGAGAGACGGGAGTTCCTCAACAAATTGAGAAAGTTCAAAAAGCAATTCAAAAACAATAACCCCCCAAGGGGAAGTCTTGTAGGTTGACGGAGTGCGGGAGCGAAATCCCCCTGAAAAGAAGGATTTAGGGCAATATTTGTCGGTTAAGGAAATGTAGGTTGGGTTGAGCGAAACCCAACAAAATCCTTGATAATCTTGGGTTATGGCTAATGCCTCTGGCTCCCGCAGGGATACGCCACGCTACGCTATCAGCAAACCCTAAATAAACCCCTCTCCAAACCTCTCCCCGAAGCGGGGAGAGGCTTTGACTCCCCCTTCCCTGGTAGGGAAGGGGGTTGGGGGGTTAGGTTTCTGGAGATTATCTGTTTCATCTAATACTTTTCAAATAACCTCTTAGGGAACACCAAAAAATAAATTACCCAATTTTGTGGGATGGGCATCTTGCCCGTCCTTGATGATTAGCGGGCTTTTCGGCCCGCACTACAAGAAATTTTTGGGTATTTTTTTAATTGGAAGTCCCTTAATTTTGACTTCCGCTCTGCGGTACTAGGGTTTTTATTTATGCCTTTGTTGATGCCATTGCCAAGCGTGAGAGACGATATCTTTAATACCTGGATATTGGGGTTGCCAATTTAAGATTTTTCTGGCTTTTTCACTTGTACCAATTAAGGCTGGAGGATCTCCAGGACGGCGATCGCATTCTTCTACTTTTATGACCATACCTGTTACCTCTTCAGCCGCAGCAATGACTTCTCGGACTGAGAAACCGTTACCATTCCCTAAGTTAAAAACGTCACTATCTCCACCATTCAATAAATATTCTAAACCCAAAATATGGGCATCTGCTAAATCATTTACATGAATATAATCCCGAATACAAGTACCATCAGGAGTAGGATAATCAGTACCAAAAATACTAATAGCTTCTCTTTGACCTAACGCTGTTTGTAAGACTAAAGGGATTAAATGGGTTTCGGGATGATGATCTTCTCCTAGTAATCCTTCTGGGTTAGCACCAGCAGCATTAAAGTAGCGGAAACGCACTGATTTAAAATTGTATGCCACATCAAAATCAGTTAATATCCTTTCTACCATTAATTTAGTTGCACCATAGGGATTAATGGGATTTTGGGGATGATCTTCTGTAATCGGAATAAAATTTGGGACACCATAGGTAGCACAGGTGGAAGAAAAGACAAAATTCTTAATAGAAGCTGTCAACATTGACTCTAGTAGTGTCAGTGTTCCTAAAACATTATTACGGTAATACTTGGCTGGATCAGTTACGGATTCGCCTACATAAGCATAGGCGGAAAAGTGCATAACTGCGGCAAAATGGCGACTCTGAAAAAGATTATCTAATAAAGTGCGATCGCTCGTATCCCCTTCTATCAATTCTACCTGTAAAACCTCTTCTACCAAATCCCGATGTCCATATACCAAATTATCCAGGATTACCACCTCATAACCAGCTTGCTTGAGTGCTAACACCGTATGAGAACCAATATATCCTGCTCCCCCTGTTACCAAAATACTAGGCTTTTCCGCTGACATAGTTTCTCCTTGATAGTTATTTTATTGATCTAATTTAGCTTAATACCATTTCTATATGAAGATACATCTATGAGATTTTTGTAAAGTTGCACTTTAGATTTCAATACTTTTTAGTTAGAGGATGTTTTAAAAGTTTTCAAGGTATAAATTAACCCCTCTTGTAAACCTCTCCCCGAAGCGGGGAGAGGCTTTGAAACCCCCCTTCCCTCGTAGGGAAGGGGGGCAGGGGGGTTAGGTTTTTGGAGATTATTGGTTTTATTTAATACTTTTCAAACACCCTCTTAAGGAGTGTAGAGATGTTCCATGGAACGTCTCTACAAGGGTTTTAGGTTCACGAATTTAGTATTGCATTAAATTTCACTAAAGTATGCTCATATAGCCGCCCCAGTATCTATACTAATTGCTTACTCATATTTACACCTGCTGCAATAGCGTCAAAATTTGGGGGAAAATGGGTATTAGGATCGCAATCTGCTTTTTCCAACTGCGTTCCCTGTAAATTAGCTTGACGCAAATTCGCAGAAAATAGCATTGCACCGCGCAAATCTGCATCTTGTAAATTAGCTTCACTTAAATCAGCATAACTCAAATCACATCCTCGCAGATTTGCCCCACGTAGGTTAGCCGTACTTAAATCAGCATAACTGAAATTAGAGCCTTTCAAGTCCAAGTTTTGTAAATTAGCCTCTGCTAATTCTGCTTTTTCAAAGTCTCGTTTTCCGACTGAATATTCTTCTATAATCCTAGCAGCACTATTAATTGACTGTTGAAAATTCAATTTAGGCATAAAACAGCCTCACAATTTATCTCAAGTTTTTACAGAGTCTTCACACTACCCACACTGATCATATAACTAATAAGCTAGAAAATAAATACCCTGTTTACATAAGTTTGCATTTCACTTTTTTATGTTTATTGATAAATTTCTCCCATTTTTCCGCTATTTATCAAGTTAATGATAAATTATGGTTCTACTGCAAGAGCCGTAAAAATCAAACTGTGACGTACTGCCTTATGGTTACGAATGAGGATTCAGACCGGGAATAAAACTTAATTCCTAATTTTGTGGTATTTGATCAAATTCAATTTTGCCATAGTCTAGTTTAATAATTCTATCGGCTAAATGAAAATAATGATCATCATGGCTAATTACTAAGATAGTTTTTCCCTGTGATTTCAATTCTGGCAACAATTGAGTATAGAATATATGTTCGCAGAGATTAAGAAATAAACAGCAAGAATCACTATACAATATTTTCCTGTATATATATCAAAAGAAACATTGTATAGTGATACAGTTTACTCAGGGGGCTTACAATCTTCAACCAATGGGCAATTTTATATCTAATCCTGCAATATTTAAGGATTCTTGCAAGTCAAAAAGATTAAAATTGAATGCCTCTAAAAAACCATTTATTGCTGGGTTTAGAGGAATATAACTGGGTAAAGGATTTGTTATGCCAGGTGTAGTCACACCACCTACTATATTTTCTTGTTGTTCAATAGCTATATCTGTGAATACAGTTATATCTGTGATTAATATATTAGACATTGTGGAAATATCCTTAACTTTGATTAGTCCCGCTAAATTTCACGGTTAATTTAAATAGTAGAAAAACTAATCACAGCAAGTCAATAGGATAAGCAACTACAAACAACACAATTTTATACAATATAGCAACAGATTAGTCCCATTTGTTTAATTACGAATTACTCGATGTTTTTGCAAATCTACTAAATTAGAAACTTCTAATGCTCTAGCATGGGTAGCTTCTAAAACTACGTTCGGTGCAAACCCCATCTTCTAGGGCTTCTTGCCATCTTGCAGCGCATAAACACCAACAATCACCGGGTTTTAAACCGGGAAAACTAAAATGAGGTACAGCACTTTGCGCGACTGAGACAGGTTTCATCTTGATTTTTCAAATTATTCCTTTAATTATTGTATTTAACTGTTACGCAAAGTGCTGTAATCATGAAGATATAACCGGAAACTGTGATGATATAATTGATATTTAGTTTCTTTATTTGTGTGTATTTCTTGCAGAAATTCTAACCAAGTTTCCATAATTTCGGCTACATCAAAAACATCAGCTTTGATAATTTGACTAATAGCTACCGTTGACATCGCTGGAGTTTCTTCAGCAGTTAAAACCCGCAATATATCCATCGCAACATCAGAGAAACCCTGACCTTGCATCTTTTGCCAATGTTGTTGATAATAGGTTTCTAAATCTGGGGGAATTTGCTCAAAATCATTTGCAGAATAAAAACCATTAGCCATAGCTTTTAAAACTTGCTGCACATACATGAAATTATCTTCATTTTCCTTAAACCTCTCCCCCAACCCCTCTCCTGCGAGGAGAGGGGAGTTAGAAAATTCTTGTTCCCCCCTTCCCTCGTAGGGAAGGGGGGTTAGGGGGGTTAGGTTTATCTGAATATATGCTTTAATATCTTCATTTTCAGCAAGCAGATTTGACCTCTCCCCCAACCCCTCTCCTGCGAGGAGAGGGGAGTTAGAAAATTCTTGTTCCCCCCTTCCCTCGTAGGGAAGGGGGGTTAGGGGGGTTAGGTTTATCTGAATATATGCTTTAATATCCTCCCGATTTTCCACCGGATAATCTGCTAAATCTAAAATCTGTGAAGGTGCTTCAATTAACAAACCAGAATGAGATTTTTGATAGGGACGACGAGCGAAAATAAAATAAATTTGATCGGGTAAATATCGCGGTAGATAAAATAAATTCGTGCCTACAGCTTGACTATTTATATCAATTCCATCCAAACCATCAATAACAATAATTATTTTCTGATCTGGTAAATTCTCGCTGACTTGTTGCAATAAATTAGAAAATAACCAACTTCCCTCATTTGCATTGATAAATCCTGTCTCTGTCATCGTTTGCGGGGAGGGTTGGGGAGGGGTGCTAGATAAATTCTCTAACAATAAATTTAACTGTGTACAAACCTCTGGAAAAAATGCCTCAACTCGATTTTTACCGGACATTTGGGCATTGTAATAAATAGTATGGGGATTTTGGCGCACAAATTGGGCAAGAATGGCACTTTTACCGCTACCGGGAACACCCACAATGGTAAAATAACCCTTGGGGTAACGGTGGAGAAAATTATTAATTGCAGTGAAGACAAAATCACGACCAACAAAATTTTCTGTTTTGCTGAGGATGATTGATTGTAATTCTGGGGAAGAGAAAGATAAGGTATTCATTTTCACTTTCCTTGCAGACGCAGAAAATGTAACCTTCCTGATTCTTCTCCTGCTACGATTGTGACACCATCGGGAGCAACTGCACAGCATAATATAGGACTTTCTCCTGTGAAAGTTGCTATTTCTTCACCTGTTCCCAAATCCCATATTTTGATAGTAGAGTTAACTTTTTTCTTCCTATTGCTAAATTCCAGATTTTGATAGTCTTGTCAAGTGAACCAGAAATCACGGTTTTTCCATCGGGTGTCAGTATTTTCATAGATATTACATATTGTTAGAAAAAACGAGTTCTTGGAATTGTTTTTGCATCTCATGATCTAACTTTTTGGACTCTTTGATAAAATTTAAATTCCTCGTGGTTTTAGCAATTTCTAACAGAGATTGATCAATATTATAATCCTTAGACTCAATCAACCAAGTAAGAATTTCAAAAAGATGCCAGACCAATTGCGATCCTTCGTAAACAGTTAAAGGAAGGTTTGAATTACTTTTTGATAGTAATTTTTGGATATTTTGTCTCGAACATCCTATAAGTTTTGCAACATCCGTTATACCAACAAAATCAGGTGAAGCTTCTATAAATTCTGCTTGTGGAATTGCTTTTCTTACATCTTTTATTGCACTGGACATCGCCTCACACGCAGATGATGCCTCACGAATAAAATCAAGTCCAATAAAACCTTTCATACCAATACCAATAATTGCATCATCACAGCCTGATTCATAAAGGACTTCAATGTACATATCAGGATCAGTAACAGGGTTGGGAAGTTTGAATTTTAGAGTGAATTCATATTCTTGCATTTTGCATTATCCTTCATTAGAAGTAGTCGGTTGTTTTTCCTCTAAACGAATACACTTATCAACTACTTTCCGAATTAGTTTTGCGTGATTAGTAGGATTTCTAGGTGTACTCCAAATACTATTGATACAAAATTGTCCACATCTGCATTCAGAATCATTGTAAGGGCAATAAATTTTACCCCAAGCGTGAGAACCTCCTACTTCTACAGACCAGCCTTTCGTAACCGCATACTCCAATGCAGCTTGTATTTCTTTATTAGGATGTTGTTTATTTGCCATTATTCTAGACACCTATAATCTTAGTCTGTAAAAAGTAGGTTGTCAACTGACAACTTACTTTAATTGTTTTATTTAACAATACCTTATAGCGGTATGCACTTGAGTGGGCGTAGAGAGCGGGTGGGGAATACCGAAAAATAGAGGAGATAAGCAAGAAAGTTAGATAACCTAAGCGATCAGGGCTATTTCATTAATGCAAAAGGAAACAGGTGATTTTCAAGTAATTCGTTAATTATAGGTAAAATTTATGACCATCACAGAAGGCTTCTAGAGGTGATTATTTAAGGCACAGGGATAGCATCAATCATAAAATAGCAAAAGCTCTATATGAGATGAAAATGCCTGAATCAATTGAATTACCTGGATTACAAGCCCTGTAGGGCTTAATTAAATCTTGCGGGTTAAAAATGAGCGAACGGACAGTGAAATAGCCCTGGTATCAGCAATTTTAACATTATTTGATGTGGGTATTCTTTCTAGGTTAATAATTTTTAAATCTACAAATGAGTACAACACCATTAATCAAGTTTAGTGTGCGTTACGCCTTTGCCTAACACACCCTACAAATACTATATTTACTAATAATTATTAACCATTTTCCTAATTACGAATTACCCGATGTTTTTGCAAATCTGCTAAATTACAAACTTCCAAAGCCCTAGCATGAGTAGCTTCTAAAACTACAGGAGGTGCAACACCATCTTCTAGGGCTTCTTGCCATCTTGCAGCGCATAAACACCAACAATCACCAGGTTTTAAACCAGGAAAGCTAAAATAAGGTGCTGGTGTACTCAAATCATTGCCTTGGGATCTAGTATATTGCAAAAATTCCTCTGTCACTTGAGCGCAAACAACGTGCATTCCCGTATCTTGTCCACCGGTGCTACAAAATCCGTCACGGTAAAAGCCAGTCATGGGAGAAGTGCAGCAAATTTCTAATTTTGTTCCCAGTACGTTTTTAGGTTCTGTCATGATTAATTCCTCACAATTCTAATTTATTACGGAAAAACGAACCACAGAGGCACAGAGTTCACAGAGAAAAGAGGGTTTGAGAGATATTTTGGGTAAGTCCTGATTTTCTAAGTTTGTGGGAGTTGATCAAATTCAATTTTGCCATAGTCTAGTTTAATAATTCTATCGGCTAAATGAAAATAATGATCATCATGACTAATTACTAAAATTGTTTTTCCCTGGGCTTTCAATTCTGGCAGTAATTGAGTATAGAATATATCTTTGAACAATGGATCTTGATCAGCAGCCCATTCATCAAATAAATAAATTTGCCGATTTTCTAAATATGCTGTTAGTAATGCGAGGCGTTTTCGTTGTCCTTGGGAAAGGGACGTAGTGGAAAGTTGCCCATTTTCGATTTTGACTTTATGATCAAGTTGCAATTTCTCTAAATATTTTTGGGCTTGAATATCTAAGTTATTATTTTCTAATCCTAGTAGTTCTTCAAATAAATAAAAGTCAGAAAATACTACAGAAAAATGTTGACGATACCATTCACGGTTATTTTCTGTAATCAAATTTTCATCTAAGATAATTTCGCCATTTTCAGGAATGTATAAACCAGTAATGAGTTTAGCTAAAGATGATTTACCACTACCGTTACCACCAACAATAAAAACTAATTCTTGGGGATAAAGGGTAAGATTAATTGGACCAAGAATAAAACTACTATCTTCTTTATCTGTGTAATAAGTGTGAGTAACATTTTTGAGTTGTAAACTGTGCCAATTTGTGAGAGCATGAGGCGGTGCAGTAGCAACTTCTGCACGACTGGCTAAAGACAAACCCAAGGATTCGATTTTTTGTAAAGCTACGCTGGCTTTACTAATTAGGGGTAAATTATTGGAAATATTATCCATAGGCAACATTAAATAAGTAAAGGTGAGAATGTAACCAGATAAAGTTTCGGCATCAATGGCAAATAAATGTGGTAAAATGAAGAGAA
The window above is part of the Dolichospermum sp. DET69 genome. Proteins encoded here:
- a CDS encoding sulfite exporter TauE/SafE family protein, whose amino-acid sequence is MLDLLLIMLLGFLGSFGHCFGMCGPLTVAFSLSQQENPTWQQQLKFHTLLNLGRMLSYALVGAGIGAIGSVLVESGQLAGVGSDLRRWIAIITGMMLIWFGLGQVKPDFLPHIPLLHPILKGNLHNRLSAGMMKLSAQTQWWTPALLGMTWGLMPCGFLYAAQIKAAATGNLWEGAATMLAFGMGTLPIMLGVGVSTALISKDQRSQLFRLGGWVTLIIGAITLLRTGDTMTDYSGHASLFCLILSLIARPVHSFWSAPLRYRRALGVGAFVLAGVHTIHHFEHALNWNFTAVWFLPLELQWGMGAGALALVLMIPAACTSFDFLQNSLGKRWRQIHLLTVPALLLSAIHTVMIGSHYLGAFRLSWQNQLAAVLLGIIIFGVLLVRSRYFWLYLHLEKFYVPPNKSR
- a CDS encoding DNA-binding protein; the encoded protein is MQEYEFTLKFKLPNPVTDPDMYIEVLYESGCDDAIIGIGMKGFIGLDFIREASSACEAMSSAIKDVRKAIPQAEFIEASPDFVGITDVAKLIGCSRQNIQKLLSKSNSNLPLTVYEGSQLVWHLFEILTWLIESKDYNIDQSLLEIAKTTRNLNFIKESKKLDHEMQKQFQELVFSNNM
- a CDS encoding pentapeptide repeat-containing protein, with amino-acid sequence MPKLNFQQSINSAARIIEEYSVGKRDFEKAELAEANLQNLDLKGSNFSYADLSTANLRGANLRGCDLSYADLSEANLQDADLRGAMLFSANLRQANLQGTQLEKADCDPNTHFPPNFDAIAAGVNMSKQLV
- a CDS encoding cyclic peptide export ABC transporter, with amino-acid sequence MNLIYFLLRSSWTMVAIAITTGFLSGGSSAGLIALISSAASKSNAAPLTTIAWGFVGLVTVALITGVISQIMLIRLSQNAVLQLRMQLSRQILASELSHLEQVGNSRLLATLTEDVQAVANAVYVIPFLCIDISMALGCLLYITWLSWLVFIMVVILMILAIGSCKLLLDRGEQLLALAREDQDALFNNFSTITAGIKELKLHYQRRQFFLTNRLEATASRFRNHNVQGLTLFATTTSWGKLVFFFAIGFVLFILPHLFAIDAETLSGYILTFTYLMLPMDNISNNLPLISKASVALQKIESLGLSLASRAEVATAPPHALTNWHSLQLKNVTHTYYTDKEDSSFILGPINLTLYPQELVFIVGGNGSGKSSLAKLITGLYIPENGEIILDENLITENNREWYRQHFSVVFSDFYLFEELLGLENNNLDIQAQKYLEKLQLDHKVKIENGQLSTTSLSQGQRKRLALLTAYLENRQIYLFDEWAADQDPLFKDIFYTQLLPELKAQGKTILVISHDDHYFHLADRIIKLDYGKIEFDQLPQT
- a CDS encoding M28 family peptidase, encoding MIKKWLWVLIGIIVFMAIGGFFHQPEIVPIVKNTPVQLSPPQLPPRNVNNTLLVDGEQLFAHVQKLNFRRYSQMERLRTRTYIRKELQKFGWQPQLEKFTDGVNIFTQRLGTDKTAGAILVAAHYDTVPASPGADDNATGIAVILEIARLFSSVSTPKTLQLAFFDQEEAGLLGSKAFVNQPAHLKNLQGVIIMDMVGYACYIPGCQKYPAGLPVTPLGDKGDFLAVVGDLENLSLLKAFANSSENLPKILKIPIPLKGLLTPDTLRSDHAPFWYQGVGAVLVTDTANLRSPHYHQPSDVPKNIQREFFTGAAQIIINTTSTLLK
- a CDS encoding DUF4114 domain-containing protein; the encoded protein is MNLQLALNLAYNQLNTVAQSPEYWTILNSIFGTNYNSVLAQTLQQEWQAGNFSTLPPIEILNSSILDKANGAYFSFGVANPDGAAHLRSFGNNTFGFEDLPAGVGVSDYDFNDAVFSFGAVV
- a CDS encoding carboxypeptidase regulatory-like domain-containing protein encodes the protein MKDAEGKPIVGARVEAIDNTKSSFASITNSSGVFYLEQLRQGTYELKVNNKSVEPNRMTINSDFPTLQELNLKLPNP
- a CDS encoding DUF2237 domain-containing protein, whose translation is MTEPKNVLGTKLEICCTSPMTGFYRDGFCSTGGQDTGMHVVCAQVTEEFLQYTRSQGNDLSTPAPYFSFPGLKPGDCWCLCAARWQEALEDGVAPPVVLEATHARALEVCNLADLQKHRVIRN
- the galE gene encoding UDP-glucose 4-epimerase GalE, whose product is MSAEKPSILVTGGAGYIGSHTVLALKQAGYEVVILDNLVYGHRDLVEEVLQVELIEGDTSDRTLLDNLFQSRHFAAVMHFSAYAYVGESVTDPAKYYRNNVLGTLTLLESMLTASIKNFVFSSTCATYGVPNFIPITEDHPQNPINPYGATKLMVERILTDFDVAYNFKSVRFRYFNAAGANPEGLLGEDHHPETHLIPLVLQTALGQREAISIFGTDYPTPDGTCIRDYIHVNDLADAHILGLEYLLNGGDSDVFNLGNGNGFSVREVIAAAEEVTGMVIKVEECDRRPGDPPALIGTSEKARKILNWQPQYPGIKDIVSHAWQWHQQRHK